In the genome of Candidatus Babeliales bacterium, one region contains:
- a CDS encoding TlyA family RNA methyltransferase, with protein MAKIKKRLDVKLQELLPEYDERHIQSWIMQGKVFVDDVRCTKPGMQVADDAKISHTIQEPQFVSRAGLKLEKALDYFNIDVTGLIVMDAGISTGGFTDCLLQRGAKKVFGVDVGYGDVHDKIRKDERLVLLEKTNVRILESVGELVDLITLDLSFISVLKVMSTVGKILKNNGKLVVLIKPQFEASKHEIGSGGIVRDDNIRKIIVDTVVKGIVHYSFECIGVIDSPIVGTKGNKEFLAYFIRKN; from the coding sequence ATGGCTAAAATAAAAAAACGACTTGATGTCAAATTACAGGAATTATTACCAGAGTATGATGAGCGCCATATTCAAAGCTGGATCATGCAAGGAAAAGTTTTCGTTGATGATGTACGCTGTACAAAACCAGGAATGCAGGTTGCTGATGATGCAAAAATTTCTCACACTATTCAAGAGCCACAATTTGTAAGCCGTGCTGGTTTAAAATTAGAAAAAGCTCTCGATTATTTTAATATAGATGTAACAGGCTTAATAGTAATGGATGCGGGTATTTCAACCGGTGGATTTACTGACTGTTTATTACAGCGTGGAGCAAAAAAGGTATTTGGTGTTGATGTAGGATATGGCGATGTTCATGATAAAATACGCAAAGATGAGCGCCTAGTTTTATTAGAAAAAACAAATGTGAGAATATTAGAATCTGTTGGTGAATTGGTGGATTTAATTACGCTTGATTTATCATTTATTTCTGTTTTAAAGGTCATGTCAACCGTTGGTAAAATTCTAAAAAACAATGGAAAATTGGTTGTGTTAATCAAACCACAATTTGAAGCTAGCAAACACGAAATTGGTAGTGGTGGTATTGTCAGAGATGATAACATACGTAAAATTATCGTAGATACGGTAGTTAAGGGTATTGTGCATTATAGTTTTGAATGTATTGGTGTAATAGATTCACCGATTGTTGGCACAAAGGGAAATAAAGAATTCTTAGCTTATTTCATACGAAAAAACTAA
- a CDS encoding polymorphic toxin-type HINT domain-containing protein codes for MLECTECTISFGGIVTEIHHCNVDRFIKIIVTNDCICSASDQKFYLADKNRWICADELIVSDKLLCGDGNVVCIDMIEIVYQQQEMYALSVEKSHLFYVGHAGIIAHNIEPVSSTTAVVAVLSFICPPAGAAVIVGEIIAFGFVGLGCYCAHKKTSKK; via the coding sequence ATGTTGGAATGTACGGAATGTACGATATCATTTGGAGGCATCGTTACAGAAATACATCACTGTAATGTAGATCGTTTTATAAAAATAATTGTTACTAATGACTGTATATGTTCTGCATCAGATCAAAAATTTTATCTAGCTGATAAAAACAGATGGATTTGTGCTGATGAATTAATTGTATCAGATAAACTTTTATGTGGTGATGGCAACGTTGTTTGTATTGATATGATTGAAATTGTGTATCAACAGCAAGAAATGTATGCATTGTCGGTAGAAAAAAGTCATTTATTTTATGTTGGTCATGCAGGAATTATTGCACATAATATAGAACCAGTCAGTTCAACAACCGCTGTTGTTGCAGTACTTTCGTTTATATGTCCTCCGGCAGGAGCTGCTGTAATAGTTGGAGAAATTATAGCATTTGGTTTTGTTGGTCTTGGATGTTATTGTGCACATAAAAAAACTTCAAAAAAATAA
- a CDS encoding C39 family peptidase, which translates to MIMALLCIAFSLSYGGDGNPIHHWTWTYSKYFSESLSIANTYKKIISFTQENVPPFTQLIFSWNAFRPKKDYFSFYVQVRDAITKKWGSWHHMVDWGDNMQQSYFSKSDGFSSYFHVRLEIDDKKVSDAFRIKVESQKSVSLSLIRNFTVTISDFNNFKPEIYDNVLFKNLPSIHILNVPEVAQFALDHVDKSRICSPVSCSMVTNYITKKRLDPLDFAAGVFDKGLDIYGSWGCNTAHAFEQVGGKMCFFVKRMNSFLDLHAYLLKGIPIIVSVRGNLPGALKSFPHGHLLVVVGWDQRTQELLCHDPAANNDDMVFKRYPLVYFLRAWESSHRLAYIAEAVSRE; encoded by the coding sequence ATGATAATGGCGTTACTATGCATAGCATTTTCGCTATCATATGGTGGTGACGGCAATCCTATTCATCATTGGACATGGACATACTCTAAATATTTTTCAGAAAGTTTATCTATAGCAAATACTTATAAAAAAATTATATCTTTCACGCAAGAAAATGTGCCACCATTTACACAATTAATTTTTTCATGGAATGCTTTTCGACCAAAAAAAGATTATTTTTCTTTTTACGTGCAAGTTCGTGATGCTATAACAAAAAAATGGGGTTCATGGCATCACATGGTAGATTGGGGGGATAATATGCAACAATCATACTTCAGTAAAAGCGATGGTTTTTCTTCTTATTTTCATGTTCGACTTGAAATAGACGATAAAAAAGTTTCTGATGCTTTTCGTATAAAAGTTGAGTCGCAAAAATCAGTATCATTATCATTAATCCGTAATTTTACCGTAACAATTTCTGATTTTAATAATTTTAAACCAGAAATATACGATAATGTTCTTTTTAAAAATTTACCTTCTATTCATATTTTAAATGTTCCAGAAGTCGCACAATTTGCACTTGATCATGTTGATAAATCTCGTATATGTTCACCTGTATCATGTTCCATGGTTACTAACTATATTACAAAAAAAAGGCTCGATCCGCTTGATTTTGCTGCAGGAGTTTTTGATAAAGGACTTGATATATATGGTAGTTGGGGGTGTAACACAGCACATGCATTTGAGCAGGTTGGCGGAAAAATGTGTTTTTTTGTTAAGCGTATGAATTCATTTCTTGATTTACATGCATATTTATTAAAAGGAATTCCCATTATTGTTAGTGTTCGTGGCAATTTGCCAGGTGCCTTAAAATCATTTCCTCATGGACATTTACTCGTGGTTGTTGGATGGGATCAACGTACACAGGAACTATTATGTCATGATCCTGCAGCGAATAATGATGATATGGTTTTTAAACGCTATCCATTAGTATATTTTTTACGAGCCTGGGAATCTTCTCATCGATTGGCGTATATTGCCGAAGCTGTTAGTAGAGAATAA
- a CDS encoding family 1 glycosylhydrolase, which translates to MTYKMNHMALLQLIIIATSTLIITHNINALPNILQKSSAALKNTQITMKKRVQFTSIMAKALHNHARGTKSDHIAIEKKLKNIYNSTSCTPEQSAINLHKALQSNTITSDNEQHYFGASSSALQTEGGLDENSAAARFCKEIAQLPTAEDAIDFYNRYETIIKQMKDELNINAFRISLAWNRIEPRCGEFNMQAITFYGNVINTLLAHDITPIVVFHHYDVPTWFEDLKGFELQENGILFKRFCTTVYKELAVELGNCLLSMCNAPEGPAFKGYFTGEGTPGEKDNLQKTHTVIANMYYELVDTALEIQKIYIALKKENQLIKQPSIGTQINVVLCDPHHNSQQNWRSRLKTSLGCAMASYIQSGGTFNFLINGEYCMYTPNAKFMKQAKGVNVYRYHPDAYKAFDWIGVNIYSNRFLNGFEQVTGNKLIEEDQERYTDNPNYRNYPEGIYRAVQMIAENITIPLGKRKNKDGKPLPIIITENGIATKDNVKRTRYFQRAIATITQLIIDGYYVTGYLPWAAHDNYEWPTQENPEGFGSKCYGFFAVNFDKKSPDYLKITLKEGSHYYANFVKSFLNYQKPSMC; encoded by the coding sequence ATGACATACAAAATGAATCATATGGCGCTATTACAGCTTATAATCATTGCTACATCAACTTTAATAATTACACATAACATTAATGCCCTGCCCAACATACTACAAAAAAGTTCTGCGGCACTAAAAAATACTCAAATAACAATGAAAAAGCGAGTACAATTCACATCAATAATGGCTAAAGCTCTTCATAATCATGCACGTGGCACAAAAAGCGACCATATTGCTATTGAAAAAAAATTAAAAAATATATACAACTCAACATCATGTACACCAGAACAAAGCGCTATAAACCTACATAAAGCACTACAAAGTAATACAATAACTTCCGATAATGAACAGCATTATTTTGGCGCATCAAGTTCAGCTCTTCAAACTGAAGGTGGTCTTGATGAAAATTCTGCAGCAGCACGTTTTTGCAAAGAGATAGCACAACTACCAACAGCTGAAGATGCTATTGATTTTTATAATCGCTACGAAACTATTATTAAACAAATGAAAGACGAACTTAATATTAATGCGTTTCGCATCTCACTTGCATGGAATAGAATTGAGCCACGCTGCGGAGAATTTAACATGCAAGCAATTACATTCTATGGCAATGTTATTAATACACTCCTAGCGCATGATATTACACCCATAGTGGTATTTCATCATTATGATGTACCAACATGGTTTGAAGACCTGAAAGGATTTGAGTTACAAGAAAATGGTATATTATTTAAACGATTTTGCACTACTGTTTATAAAGAATTAGCTGTTGAACTTGGTAATTGTCTTCTATCTATGTGTAATGCACCAGAAGGTCCCGCCTTTAAAGGGTATTTCACCGGTGAAGGAACACCAGGCGAAAAAGACAATTTACAAAAAACACATACGGTAATTGCCAATATGTACTACGAACTTGTCGATACTGCTTTAGAAATTCAAAAAATATATATTGCGTTAAAAAAGGAAAATCAATTAATAAAACAACCTTCAATTGGAACGCAAATCAACGTCGTATTATGTGATCCTCATCATAACAGTCAACAAAATTGGAGAAGTAGATTAAAAACTTCATTAGGTTGCGCAATGGCATCATACATACAATCAGGTGGAACCTTTAATTTTTTGATCAATGGTGAATATTGTATGTATACCCCTAATGCTAAATTCATGAAACAAGCAAAAGGAGTTAATGTATATCGCTATCATCCAGATGCATATAAAGCATTTGATTGGATTGGTGTGAATATCTATTCTAATAGATTCTTAAATGGCTTTGAGCAAGTTACTGGTAACAAACTCATCGAAGAAGATCAAGAACGCTACACGGATAATCCAAATTATCGCAATTACCCTGAAGGAATTTATCGCGCAGTACAAATGATAGCAGAAAATATCACTATACCTCTTGGTAAACGCAAAAATAAAGATGGTAAACCATTACCTATTATCATCACTGAGAATGGCATTGCTACCAAAGATAACGTTAAACGTACACGATACTTCCAACGTGCGATTGCGACCATTACACAATTAATAATCGATGGATATTATGTCACTGGCTATTTACCATGGGCTGCCCATGATAATTATGAATGGCCAACCCAAGAAAACCCTGAAGGTTTTGGTTCAAAATGTTATGGTTTTTTTGCCGTAAATTTTGATAAAAAATCACCAGATTATCTCAAAATAACCCTAAAAGAAGGCTCTCATTATTATGCCAACTTTGTTAAGTCATTTCTAAATTATCAAAAACCATCTATGTGCTGA